A stretch of DNA from Natrinema halophilum:
GCGGGATCGACCGCAACGCCTCCGTTCGCTTCCTGGGCGAGACGATGAAGATGCCCGTCACCGAGGACCTGCTCGGACGGGTGCTTGACGGGTCCGGGAATCCAATCGACGGCGGCCCGGAAATCGTTCCCGACGAACGCCGCGACATCGTCGGCGAAGCGATCAACCCCTTCTCGCGTGAATACCCCGAGGAGTTCATCCAGACCGGCGTCTCCGCCATCGACGGCATGAACACGCTGGTCCGGGGCCAGAAGCTGCCGATCTTCTCCGGATCGGGGCTTCCCCACAACGAACTCGCACTACAGATCGCCCGACAGGCGACCGTTCCCGAAGAGGAAGAGGGCGAAGGCGAAGGCTCCGAGTTCGCAGTTATCTTCGGCGCGATGGGCATCACCGCAGAGGAGGCAAACGAGTTCATGGACGACTTCGAGCGCACCGGCGCACTCGAGCGCTCGGTCGTCTTCATGAACCTCGCGGACGACCCCGCAGTCGAGCGACAGGTCACCCCGCGACTCGCCCTGACCACGGCCGAGTATCTGGCCTTCGAGGAGGACTACCACGTGCTGGTCATCCTGACGGACATGACCAACTACTGTGAGGCGCTGCGAGAGATCGGTGCCGCACGCGAGGAGGTCCCGGGCCGCCGTGGCTACCCCGGATACATGTACACCGACCTGGCGCAGCTCTACGAGCGCGCGGGTCGAATCGAGGGCAAGGAGGGATCGGTCACGCAGATTCCGATCCTGACGATGCCCGGCGACGACGACACCCACCCGATTCCGGACCTGACCGGGTACATCACCGAAGGCCAGATCATGATGGACCGGGACCTGAACAGTCAGGGGATCGAACCCCCGATCAACGTCCTGCCCAGCCTCTCCCGGCTGATGGACGACGGGATCGGCGAGGGCCTGACTCGCGAAGACCACGGCGACGTCTCCGACCAGATGTACGCCGCCTACGCCGAGGGTGAGGACCTGCGCGACCTCGTGAACATCGTCGGCCGCGAGGCGCTGTCCGAACGCGACAACAAGTTCCTCGACTTCGCCGACCGCTTCGAGACCGAGTTCGTCCAGCAGGGCTACGACACCAACCGCTCGATCGACGAAACGCTCGAGGTCGGCTGGGATCTGCTGTCGGCGCTGCCGAAGACGGAGCTCAACCGGATCGACGAGGACCTCATCGAAGAGCACTACCGCGAAGAAGAAGGCGAGGCGGTCGAAGCGACTGCCGACGACTGAAGAAGGCGATCTTTTCTTGCCCGTATTTCGTTAGATGACCCGATCAGATGGGGAGTAACAGATGCGCTACCTACCATCTTCGTCGAAGGACGAAATACGATTCCGATACCGACGCTTCTGCGAGAAGAAGACACTCAGCCACGAGACTGGAACTCATATTCTCGCCTCCGAACTCAGGTGCGATGAAGTCCATACTATCTGAATTCGTTCCAAATTATCAGTTTCGGAGACATTCTCTGCGTGGGACTGATGAAAACCATCGTATGTCCCGCCCGCCAAGTGTGGTACGCATGCACAAACCACTGCTCGTGCCGGAGTTCTTGGACCGGGCGCGGACCCACTACGGCGACGACGAGGCGGTCGTGGCAACGACAGGCGAACGGTTCACCTACGAGGAACTCGGCGAACGCGCCGATCGGTTCTCGGCGGCGCTTCAGCAACGCGGCATCGAGAAAGGCGACCGCGTCGCCGTCCTCGACCCGAACACCCACTACCACCTCGAGGCGGCGTACGGAATCATGCAACTCGGTGCGATTCACACGCCGCTGAACTACCGATTGACTCCCGACGACTTCGAGTACATCCTGTCTGACGCGGGCGTGGATGCGATCTACGCGGACTACGAGTACGCCGAGAAGATCGAGGCGATCCGTGACGAGGTGCCGACGGAGACATTCGTCACGAATGATACTACCGAAGTAGACGGAGAATGGGAGAGTTTCGACGCCGTCCTCGAGGATGCGGGGACCGAGTACGACCGGCCGGTGATGAGCGAAGATGAGATCATCACGATCAACTACACCTCGGGGACGACGGGCGATCCGAAGGGGGTCTGTCGCACCCACCGGTGTGAAACGATCCACGCGTACCTGCTGGTCGGCCATCAGGAGATCACCGACGACGACGTCTACCTGTGGACGCTTCCGATGTTCCACGCGAACGGCTGGGGACACATCTTCGCGGTGACCGGAATCGGCGCGAAACACGTCTGCACGCGCGGGATCGATGCCGGAGAAATATTCGACGCAGTGCGATCGGAGGACGTCTCGTACATGTGCGGCGCACCGACGGTGTTGAACATGCTGGTCAATTACTACGAGGAGAACGAACCGGAGACGACCGGCGATAGGAGCGTTCGGCTCGCGACTGCCGGCAGCGCACCGCCGGAAGCGACCATCCGCACCGTCGAAGACGAATTCGGCTGGTACCTGAAACACGTCTACGGCGCGACCGAAACGGGGCCGCTGATCACCACCTCCGACGCTCGCCGACATTTCAACGACGACAGCGACGACCGATTCCGAATCAAAAAACGGCAGGGGCTTTCCTATCTTGGAACCGAAATCCGTGTCGTCGACGAAGATGGCACCGACGTTCCCCGCGACGACGAGACGCTCGGCGAGGTCGTCGTCCGCGGCAACCAGATCATGGAAAAGTACTGGGAGAAGCCCGAGGAGACCGAGGAAGCGTTTTCCGACCGCATCGAGGGCTACTACCACACGGGCGACCTCGCGACGATCGACGAACGCGGCATGATCGCCATCCAGGACCGAAAGAAAGACATCATCATCTCGGGCGGCGAAAACATCTCGAGCATCGAACTCGAGGACGCGCTGTTCGATCACCCGGAGGTGTCAGACGTGGCGGTGATCCCGGCCCCGAGCGACGAGTGGGGGGAAACGCCGAAGGCGTTCGTCGTCCCGGCAAGCGGCAATCCCGACGACCCGGGCGTGGCCGAAGGTGACCTCGAGGCGTTTACGCGAGAGAAGTTGGCGGGCTACAAGGTCGTCCACCGGGTCGAGTTCGTCGAGGAACTGCCGACGACCGCGACGGGAAAAGTCCAGAAGTACGAACTCCGTCAGGACGAGTGGGAAGACGAAGAGCGAATGGTCGGACAGGGGTAAGGACACCCCGAGCACGACGGGGCGAACTCGGTAGGGGGTCGTCGATTCAGAATCCCCCACCGGCCTTCCCCGCCACGGATCTCGGTAGTTTGAGACTGCGGGCTATCCCCGTCGAATCCGCGTCACCCACCGCAGACACGCGAGCGATCACCATTGAAATCGAGCGGGTGCGGCTTTATCCACCGCCCTCTTCGGCGAATTATTCGGCTACCGCACAATCGGGTTCCGTCGTATTCGACGTGTCCCGGCCGATCGCCAGCCAGAGGTCGTACGGGACAGGAGCGATACGAGCGCCACGACGACGAGCACGCTGGCCATCGCTTGTCGATCACCCGAGAGACGACGCATACGTATCTTGCTTTCCGTCGATGACGATATGATATGAGCAGAAGTGATCCCGGCTGACCGAAGTGCGACCACACGGAAACGGAAATCGACGAAATTTCGACGAGAGGAACGGTCTGTCGAAGGAGTTCGACGTTCAGAACCGGAATTTCATGGTCGTGAGATGTGCGAATTGCGGCTACTCGGAACTCTATAAAGGCCAGTTGTCGGGCAACATGGTCGATCTGTACTTGGGCCAGGGACGACCGCTCGAGCGAGCGTCGAACGCCAGCGATGGCCGAGTACGTCCACGGCAGCATCACTGACGTTGACAGGTAATCTGGGGATCGACGCAAACTGCAAATTCGATACCGAAGTCTCGGACGATCGACTGACGTTCGTATATAGACGACTGTATCTATCCAGTATATATGGTAGTTGAATTTTGTACAAATATAATAAATCTTTGCTGTGTCTTCCGAGTGCTGTCGTATGTCCGACCAGGGCACGACACGACGCGGAACGAACAGACGCGATGTCCTCGAGAAACTCAGCATCGGTTCCGTTACGGGCGGACTCGCCGCGGTACTCGGTCAACGCGACATCGTTCACCCGGTCGAAGCGCGGAGCGTCTCGGACCGGAGCGTCTTCGAATTCGACGAGACGGTCGATCCGAACGAGACGTTTCCACAGTCAGTAGCGAGCGGCGGACCGACGGAGAGCGGCGTTATTCTCTGGACTCGTCTCTCCACCGAAGCGGCAGATAGCGACCGTCCGATGGGCGTTCAGGTCGCGGCGGACGACGAATTCGAAGCCATCGTCTACGAGGGAACCGTTCCGGCCGAGCGGATCTCGAGCGCTCACGACAACACGGTCTCGGTCGACCTCGACGGACGGCTCGAGTCGAATCGATTCTACTTTTATCGGTTCATCTACGACGGAGTCGCGACGCGAACCGGCCGCTGCCGAACGCTCCCAGCTCCGGACGAAAGCCCAGACTCCCTGTCCGTTGCGGTACTGACCTGTCAGGACTATCAGAACGGGTACTACGGAGCGTACCACCACGTCGCGGCGGAAGACGTCGATTTCGTCGTGCACCTCGGCGATTTCGTGTACGAATCCGCCGACGGATCCTACACCGCGCCGAACGCGGGTATCGCGGATGGGCGTGACTTCGATCTCCCCAGCGGTGAACCGCTGGCGGAGTCGCTGGCCGATTTCCGGACGCTCTATCGAACCTATAAGCGGGACGAACTGCTGCAAGACGGGCTGGAACGACATACGTTCGTATACGGCTGGGACGATCACGAGGTCGGCAACAACCGATACTGGAACTACGAGACGGGTGCCCCCGTCCTCCCGGACAAAAACGGTGGTGGGCAGCCGAGCGTCGCGACGGAGTTTACCGCGAACGGCATTCAGGCCTGGATCGAATACACGCCGGTCCGCGTCGAATTCGACGGAAGTGAATCGACACTCCACGATCAACTCGAGTTATGGCGAACTGTCCGATTCGGAGACCTCCTGGATCTGGCGGTTACCGACGAACGTCTCTATCGCGACGGCCCACCCTGCGAAGACGGACGGCGGATCTTCTGCACGGACGAGGAGGCGCAGGGACGGACGATGCTCGGGAGCGAGCAGAAACGAGACTTCAAACGCTGGGTCAGCGAGTCGGACGCGATCTGGACGGTCTGGGCAAACGAGGTGCTGACGATGCCGCTGACGATCGGCGACGGATCGAATCAGGTCGAATTGTTCCTCGACTCCTGGGACGGGTTCCAACATGAGCGGAAGGAGCTCATGCAACACGTCGCCGATGCGGATCCGCAGAACTTCGTCGCGCTGACCGGCGACCTCCACGCCTCGCTGGCCGGATACGTGAAAAGCGGGTACGGCGAAATCGACCGGAACCAGACCGACGAACGCGTCGGTATCGAACTCATGACCCCCTCGGTGACGAGCGTCAACGCTGCCGACGTCGTCGACTTCCCCGGCGACTGGGACGAGGAAGCGCTCGCACACCTCGCTGAAAAAGAAAACGAGCAGCTGGAGTTCAGTAACTTCCACCGACACGGCTACGCCGTCGTCGAGTTTTCCCGAGACGAGTGCACCTTCACCGTGTACGAAGTCGACAAAGAGACGAACTCTCGAGATGCAGAACGGACGAAGCTCGTTCAGTATAGCAGCCCAGACGGCAGTACCGCACTCTACGAACGCGACACGCGATCGGACCGATAGGGACGGCTAAATTCGGTTCCGACCTCCGTGTTCGGTACCGGACCGTCTCCGAGAGTCTGACGGAACACGGATCGAACGCCTGCGAGCGAGGATGAAACGTGGAGCGGCCAACGAAAACTGTAAACAGTTATCCGACTGCGGCCGCTATCCCCCCACAAGATGGCCAACGACGTCAAGCCCACCCGCAAGAACTTGATGGCGATCGAAGATCGCATCGAGCTCTCCGAGCGGGGACACGGCACGCTCGAGAAGAAACGTGACGGGCTGATCATGGAGTTCATGGACATTCTGGACAAAGCCCAGGACGTCCGTGGCAACCTCGCTGACGACTACGAAGCGGCCCAGCAGAAGATCAACATGGCCCGGGCGATGGAGGGCGACGTCGCGGTCCGCGGTGCCGCGGCCGCACTCGAAGAACACCCCGAAATCACGACCGAATCGAAGAACATCATGGGCGTCGTCGTCCCGCAGATCGAATCCTCGCGGGTCACCAAGAGCCTCGACCAGCGCGGGTACGGGATTATGGGCACCTCTGCCCGAATCGACGAGGCCGCGGAGGCCTACGAAGATCTGCTGCAGAGCATCATCCTCGCCGCCGAGGTCGAAACGGCGATGAAGAAGATGCTCCGAGAGATCGAGACGACCAAACGTCGGGTCAACGCCCTCGAATTCAAGCTCCTGCCGGAACTCTACGAGAACCAGGAGTACATCGAGCAGAAACTCGAGGAACAGGAGCGCGAGGAGACGTTCCGACTGAAGAAGATCAAGGAGAAAAAGGAAGCTGAGGAGAAGGAAGCGCGAGAAACCGCGGACGAAACGGAGCCCGAGTCCGAAGACGAAACGGAACTGGAGCAAGCGACTGCGGACGACGACTGAGCCGACCGTCCGTCGAGGACTATCGCGGCCACAGCCGAGAACTGTCGCGGCCACAGCCGAGAACTGTCGCGGCCACAGCCGAGAATTGTCGCATCCACAGCTGAGGACACGTATGAACTGTTCCGAATGCGGTACGTCGACGATTTTGTTCTCCCTTCCCGACGAGTACCGCAAGTACTCGCCATCGGAGGCAGCGTTCGCTACGGTCTGCCCGCATTGTCTGTCCCTCGAACCTGCCCCGAATCCGGACTCGGTCTCGGAGAAAGGCATCGCTGCGAGTGAGGACGCGACCACGGGAAATTCGCCCGACTTCACACGGATCAGCGATGCGTTTCCGGCACACCCAGAGCGTGCGATACCGATGATACTCGCAATCGGACTGTGTTCGTCACTTGCGACGAACCGTACCGCAATCGAGTTGTTGCTCAAGGAGGTCGAACGCACCGGAACGGACCCGTTGCTCGTCTTTGATCGCCTCAGCGACGATCCGTCGGTCGATCCGGTGATCGATCTCGATCGACGGCAACATCAGCTCGAGCAACTGTTGTACTGACCCCTCGCACTATCGTCGGACTATGGGCCAGTCTCAACTGCAATCATGACGAAGACGAGTCGGTATCGAGGTACTGAGAGTTGATCGCTCGAAGGGGACGACGGATCAAGTGGAGAAAACGACGGTAGCTATTTTCCGGTCGGCCGAACGTTATCACTGACGGCCTGTTTGACTTGCAAAGCGGCGCTTGCGGCCAGGCCTCGGGCGACCTCATCGCGTTCGTCCGCGGTGATGACCTCTTCCGCCGCCGCTTCGTCCAGGTCTGGTGTGAAGCCGGCACTGACCGGGTGGCCGACCGGCGGGCGAACTGCAACGGTGACTTGCGGGCCGGTCAAACTGGTCGAGACGTCGGCGTCGACGATATATTCGTTCGGGAGGTACTCTCTCGTACGGGCGGCGATCCGCGAGACGTCGCGGTGAAGCAGTCGCCTCTGCGCACTCGAGAGGTCCGGAACGTCCGCCGCGGCACGCTGTCCTGCCCCAGTTTCGCCCGGTAGACCTGCGTACGGCGTATTTCCGTTCATGAGAAGTGTGTGCCCGTATCAATGGGCCGCCGGGTGAAAAGGGTTCGCCTTCGGACAATCTACAGGATCGGGTCGCTGTCGCCGTACACTGCCAGGACGACGGCCGTCGTGTACCGACCCGAATCGGCCTGTCGACTCTCGACGGCGACTCGCGGGTCCCCAAAGGTCCAGTCGCGAAGTTCCTGTCCGGCGGCCAGTCCCTCGCGAACTCGCCGTTCGACGTCGGCGCGATCCATCTCGCCGGCGGTCTCGTAGAACAACCCCGGCCCCCCGTCGGCGGACTGGGACCAGGCAAGCGCAGCGCTCACTCGGCCTGGACCGGCAGTGGTCGCTCGCGCCTCGACGACCGTCAATCGCTCACCGGCGGGACCGAGGTCCGGTGCGGTGCCGACGGCCTCGACAGCGGCCGCCGCCGGGATCACCGAGGAGACCGGGACGAGGTTATAGTTCTCGACACCGGCTTCGGCGAGGGCGGCGTCGTAGGAAGCCATCGCCGTGGGACCCGACGACGACCCCCAGACGACTCGAATCGTGCTCATACTCGTACTGGGGGATGGGCAGCGTAAGGCGTTGCGATCCGAAGCGAACCTAAAAGAGGGAGACCAAGAGACATCTCCGGTGGCTCAAACGACGGAGGAACGTAGTTATTGATAGAAGTAACCCGCAGACGAGATTACGTCGCTCGAGTCGTCGTTTTCGATCTTCTCTAACGCTTCGGCGAAGTCGCTATGTGTGACCGTATCGCGGTCGTTGCGGATGGCAAACATGCCGGCTTCGGTAGCGAGGCTCTCGATATCTGCGCCGGAGTAACCGTCGGTATCGGCGGCCAGCTCGGCGAAGTCGACATCGTCGGAAACGCTCATTCCGCGGGTGTGGATCTCGAGGATCTGTTCGCGGCCGTCGCAGTCGGGTTCGGGGACGTCGATGAGACGGTCGAACCGGCCGGGACGGAGGATCGCACGGTCGAGCATGTCGAATCGGTTGGTCGCGGCGATGATACGAATCTCGCCGCGGGCTTCGAAGCCGTCCATCTCGGAGAGTAGTTGCATCATCGTCCGCTGAACCTCGGCATCGCCGGAGGTCTTCGACTCGGTCCGGCGTGTGGCGATGGCGTCGATCTCGTCGATGAAGATGATAGCGGGTTCGCGTTCACGGGCCATCTCGAAGAGATCGCGAACGAGGCGAGATCCCTCGCCGATGAATTTGCGGACGAGTTCGGACCCGGCCATTTTGATGAACGTCGCATCGGTCTCGTTGGCGACGGCTTTCGCGAGCATCGTCTTGCCCGTCCCCGGCGGCCCGTAGAGGAGGACACCGCTGGGCGGGTCGATTCCAACTTCGTCGAACAGTTCGGGTTCGGCGAGCGGTTGCTCGACGGCCTCGCGAACTTCGCGAACTTGCTCGTCGATACCGCCGATGTCCGCGTAGGTAACTCCCGGCTTCTCGGTGATTTCCATTGACTGCGCGCGCGCGTCGGTCTCAGCGTTCAGCACCGTCTGAATCGCAAAGGAATCGTTGACGGCGACGCGGTCACCAGGTTCGACGCGGTCGACCATCCGGGAGGAGACTTCGGTCAGCACCTCCTGGTTGTTACCGTGTTGCTTGACGATGACCTCGTCGTCGTCGAGGACGTCCTCGACGGTGGCGATGTAAAGCGAGGAACTCTTCAGCGATTCGTTTTCTCGTTCGACGCGATCGACTTTCTCCCGAAGGCGCTGGCGGCGTTTCTCTGCGTCATCGAGCTGGGCAGTCAACTGCTCGTTGACCTCGACGAGGTCTTCGTAGTGCCCGCGAAGCGCCTCGAGCCGCTCGTCGTCGGGGAGATCTGAGTCTATATCGCGGTGAGGTCGGTCGGGAATAGACGGGCTTCGAGACATCCTGATATACGCCGTTAAGATATCGATAGTAAATGTGCCTTTGGGTCCCGGATGGTTTTTGATTGTCACGTTCGTACTCTGGCGTCTTGGACGAGTCGATATCGACTGCGCGCTCAGTCGACAGTGTGACGGTCGAATCGGGCGATAGCGTGACGGTACGATACTGTCGGGATGAGCGCACCACCAAGCAACAACGCACTACAGCCGAGGAGTTGGAGGTGGATGAGATCGACCGCCGCCAATCGTTCCGCGAGAGCCATTGACCACTCGGCGAGCGTCGCGAACGCGCCGCCGGTCACCGTTGCGAGTGATCGGAGCAACAGTGCCGGGAGGAGCACGAACGACCCGACGAGCACCGCGTGAGTCGATTCCGGGGCAACGACGAGCCCGGCGAGAGCCGCTCCGGGACCGATCGTGAGGACCCCCTGGAGTAAGACGGCACTCATCCGCGGTGGAATCACGTCCCGGCGCTGTTCGACCGAGTTACCACTAAATCGCGGAAACGCCATTCCGATCGCCGGCGTGATCGTCACGGCGACACAGGTGAGATAGCCAGCAACGACGATCAGGCCGAGCCGTTCGAAGAGCGTGGACGGAGAGATCAGCGTCGCGAGTCCGGTCACGAGTGTCACGATCGGGAGCCCAGTCGTCTCGATTGCGCTCATAGACCGCGATGGAGTCTGTCGGCTTCGATCGCCGAACTCTCGAGTGGGATGTGAATTTGTACGCCCCCAATATACACATAGTTGTTATAGGATATATTAACCGCGTTCGTCTGCGGTCAGATGGTGAGTTACGTCAACAACGACTCGAACTCGTCGAGGCGCTCACCGTAGGTCTCGAGCGCGCGGTCGATCGGGTCCGAGGTGCTCATGTCGACACCGGCGATTTGGAGGAGTTCCAGCGGGTACTCCCGGGACCCCCGCTGGAGGAAATCGAGGTAGTCATCGGCGGCCGGTTGACCGCGCTCGAGGACGTCGTCGACGATAGCAAGCGCCGCGGAGATACCGGTCGCGTACTGGTAGACGTAAAAGGCCCGGTAGAAGTGGGGGATGCGCATCCACTCGCGGGCGATCCGATCGTCGATCACGGCGGGTTCGTAATAGTCCTCCTTGAGGCCGCGATAGATGTCGTCCAGTCGGTCGGCCGTCAGCGGTTCGCCGTCTTCTTCGAGCCGGTGGGTTTCGTGTTCGAACTCGGCGAACAGCGTCTGTCGGTACAGCGTCGAGCGTACGCGCTCTAGGAATTCGTTGAGGACGTGTTTCCGGAACTCGGGGTCGTCGACGGTTTCGAGCAGTTGGTTGGTAAGCAACGCCTCGTTGACCGTGCTTGCAACCTCTGCGACGAAGATTTCGTAGCTCGAGTAGATGAACGGCTGTTCGTCTTTGGTGAGTTCGGAGTGCATCGAGTGGCCGAGTTCGTGGGACAGGGTATACATCGAGGAGATGTCGTGTTGGTAGTTCAGCAGAATGAACGGCTGGGTGTCGTAGGTGCCGCCTGAGTACGCACCCGACTGCTTTCCCGCGTTCTCGTAGACGTCGACCCACTGTGAATCGAGTCCGTCGGCGACTCGAGACTGGTACTCGTCACCCAGCGGTGCGAGCGCGTCGACGACGTATTCGGTCGCCTGATCGTACTCGAGATCTGGGCCTTCGTCGCCGGTCAGCGGCATGTAGAGGTCCCACATTCGGAGTTCGTCGACGTCTAACGCCTGGCGTTTGAGTTCGGCGTGATGATGAAGTTTTCCGAGATTGTCGTGGACGGTGTCGACGAGGGTGTCGTAAACTTCAGTGGGGACGTTCGGGCCATCGAGAGCGGCTTCGCGTGCAGTCTCGTAGTTTCGCGCTCGGGCAGTTTTGACGTCGGCTTTGACGCTGTTCTTGTAGGCCGATGCGACGGCGTTTCGGACGGATTCCCACTCGTCGAAGTAGGCCGCGTAGACGCGCTCGCGGAACTCGCGGTCGGGCCGTTTGAGCAAGTTGGTGAAGTTGCTCTGTGAGATTTCGACGGCTTCGCCCGATGAATCCTCGACGGTCGGGAACGCCATATCAGCGTTCGAGAGCATATTGTACACTTCTCCCGTCGCGCCCGTCACCTCGCTCAAGTCAGCAAGCAGCGCCTCGACCTCGGCCGACCGGGTGTGGGGTTTCATCCGGAGAACATCGTCGACGTAATGATCGTACGTCTCGAGCTGTGGCTCGGCGTCGATCATGGAGTCGAAGTCCTCACGGGACAGCTCCTGAATCTCCGGGTCGATGAAGGAGGCCGCAGACTGAGCGTCGGCTGCAAGCGACTGGGCGCGGGCAGTCAGCGCCTGATACTGCTGGTTCGTCGTATCCTCGTCGCGGCGCATGCGAGCGTACGCCGCGACCGTCGAGACTTCGCGCATGATTTCGTCGCGCAGTTCGAGCACGGTACGAAACGTCTCGGCATCGTCGGTGACCTGGCCCTCGTAGGCCTCGAGTTCGTCGACGCGCTCGGCGATGGCCTCGTAAGCGGACTCCCAGTCGTCGTCCGTCGCGTAGATGCTCTCGAGGTTCCAAGTATATTCCTCATCGACCTCGGAGCGGTCAGGAACGGAACTCATAGCGGCTGTTTAGAATTACACGAGGTAAAGCTTGCCGGACCAGACCAGCATACGACAGCGAGCGAAACCCCCGATCGAGCGAGATGGTGGTTCTAGCGTACTGGCTTTCCTGCCGAATCGCATCAGTTCCGACCACTGGTCGCTCCCTTGTGCGTACTGTCGGCCGGATATCCACTCGGATCGGCGGTTCAGATCGAAAACGGCGTGAGATCGGTCTCGAGAGCGGCACCTGCGCTACTTATTTTTAAATCTGCAACATAGTAAATTATTTCTA
This window harbors:
- a CDS encoding ATP synthase subunit B; the protein is MKEYQTITEISGPLVFAEVDEPVGYDEIVEIETPQGDTLRGQVLESSEGIVSIQVFEGTGGIDRNASVRFLGETMKMPVTEDLLGRVLDGSGNPIDGGPEIVPDERRDIVGEAINPFSREYPEEFIQTGVSAIDGMNTLVRGQKLPIFSGSGLPHNELALQIARQATVPEEEEGEGEGSEFAVIFGAMGITAEEANEFMDDFERTGALERSVVFMNLADDPAVERQVTPRLALTTAEYLAFEEDYHVLVILTDMTNYCEALREIGAAREEVPGRRGYPGYMYTDLAQLYERAGRIEGKEGSVTQIPILTMPGDDDTHPIPDLTGYITEGQIMMDRDLNSQGIEPPINVLPSLSRLMDDGIGEGLTREDHGDVSDQMYAAYAEGEDLRDLVNIVGREALSERDNKFLDFADRFETEFVQQGYDTNRSIDETLEVGWDLLSALPKTELNRIDEDLIEEHYREEEGEAVEATADD
- a CDS encoding long-chain-fatty-acid--CoA ligase; translated protein: MHKPLLVPEFLDRARTHYGDDEAVVATTGERFTYEELGERADRFSAALQQRGIEKGDRVAVLDPNTHYHLEAAYGIMQLGAIHTPLNYRLTPDDFEYILSDAGVDAIYADYEYAEKIEAIRDEVPTETFVTNDTTEVDGEWESFDAVLEDAGTEYDRPVMSEDEIITINYTSGTTGDPKGVCRTHRCETIHAYLLVGHQEITDDDVYLWTLPMFHANGWGHIFAVTGIGAKHVCTRGIDAGEIFDAVRSEDVSYMCGAPTVLNMLVNYYEENEPETTGDRSVRLATAGSAPPEATIRTVEDEFGWYLKHVYGATETGPLITTSDARRHFNDDSDDRFRIKKRQGLSYLGTEIRVVDEDGTDVPRDDETLGEVVVRGNQIMEKYWEKPEETEEAFSDRIEGYYHTGDLATIDERGMIAIQDRKKDIIISGGENISSIELEDALFDHPEVSDVAVIPAPSDEWGETPKAFVVPASGNPDDPGVAEGDLEAFTREKLAGYKVVHRVEFVEELPTTATGKVQKYELRQDEWEDEERMVGQG
- a CDS encoding alkaline phosphatase D family protein, coding for MSDQGTTRRGTNRRDVLEKLSIGSVTGGLAAVLGQRDIVHPVEARSVSDRSVFEFDETVDPNETFPQSVASGGPTESGVILWTRLSTEAADSDRPMGVQVAADDEFEAIVYEGTVPAERISSAHDNTVSVDLDGRLESNRFYFYRFIYDGVATRTGRCRTLPAPDESPDSLSVAVLTCQDYQNGYYGAYHHVAAEDVDFVVHLGDFVYESADGSYTAPNAGIADGRDFDLPSGEPLAESLADFRTLYRTYKRDELLQDGLERHTFVYGWDDHEVGNNRYWNYETGAPVLPDKNGGGQPSVATEFTANGIQAWIEYTPVRVEFDGSESTLHDQLELWRTVRFGDLLDLAVTDERLYRDGPPCEDGRRIFCTDEEAQGRTMLGSEQKRDFKRWVSESDAIWTVWANEVLTMPLTIGDGSNQVELFLDSWDGFQHERKELMQHVADADPQNFVALTGDLHASLAGYVKSGYGEIDRNQTDERVGIELMTPSVTSVNAADVVDFPGDWDEEALAHLAEKENEQLEFSNFHRHGYAVVEFSRDECTFTVYEVDKETNSRDAERTKLVQYSSPDGSTALYERDTRSDR
- a CDS encoding V-type ATP synthase subunit D codes for the protein MANDVKPTRKNLMAIEDRIELSERGHGTLEKKRDGLIMEFMDILDKAQDVRGNLADDYEAAQQKINMARAMEGDVAVRGAAAALEEHPEITTESKNIMGVVVPQIESSRVTKSLDQRGYGIMGTSARIDEAAEAYEDLLQSIILAAEVETAMKKMLREIETTKRRVNALEFKLLPELYENQEYIEQKLEEQEREETFRLKKIKEKKEAEEKEARETADETEPESEDETELEQATADDD
- a CDS encoding DUF6276 family protein, with the translated sequence MNCSECGTSTILFSLPDEYRKYSPSEAAFATVCPHCLSLEPAPNPDSVSEKGIAASEDATTGNSPDFTRISDAFPAHPERAIPMILAIGLCSSLATNRTAIELLLKEVERTGTDPLLVFDRLSDDPSVDPVIDLDRRQHQLEQLLY
- a CDS encoding DUF5811 family protein, which gives rise to MNGNTPYAGLPGETGAGQRAAADVPDLSSAQRRLLHRDVSRIAARTREYLPNEYIVDADVSTSLTGPQVTVAVRPPVGHPVSAGFTPDLDEAAAEEVITADERDEVARGLAASAALQVKQAVSDNVRPTGK
- a CDS encoding pyruvoyl-dependent arginine decarboxylase; this encodes MSTIRVVWGSSSGPTAMASYDAALAEAGVENYNLVPVSSVIPAAAAVEAVGTAPDLGPAGERLTVVEARATTAGPGRVSAALAWSQSADGGPGLFYETAGEMDRADVERRVREGLAAGQELRDWTFGDPRVAVESRQADSGRYTTAVVLAVYGDSDPIL
- the pan2 gene encoding proteasome-activating nucleotidase Pan2 is translated as MSRSPSIPDRPHRDIDSDLPDDERLEALRGHYEDLVEVNEQLTAQLDDAEKRRQRLREKVDRVERENESLKSSSLYIATVEDVLDDDEVIVKQHGNNQEVLTEVSSRMVDRVEPGDRVAVNDSFAIQTVLNAETDARAQSMEITEKPGVTYADIGGIDEQVREVREAVEQPLAEPELFDEVGIDPPSGVLLYGPPGTGKTMLAKAVANETDATFIKMAGSELVRKFIGEGSRLVRDLFEMAREREPAIIFIDEIDAIATRRTESKTSGDAEVQRTMMQLLSEMDGFEARGEIRIIAATNRFDMLDRAILRPGRFDRLIDVPEPDCDGREQILEIHTRGMSVSDDVDFAELAADTDGYSGADIESLATEAGMFAIRNDRDTVTHSDFAEALEKIENDDSSDVISSAGYFYQ